Proteins encoded together in one Bombiscardovia nodaiensis window:
- a CDS encoding beta-xylosidase → MSSPNKKPLRTGLVALAASVALLLTGALAACGSTNSSDSSSKHTASTASNTSSEPKRVSVHDPSIVKSGKEYYVFGSHRAYAKSSDMVNWTPFTNNLSTDYEKIFADIWKDWPKQSSNPDVKGNMWAPDVIYNKALKKWTMYLSLNGAECRSVIVMLTADKVDGDWTYVGPVVYSGFNRGNFSSTDVGKVLGEDADLSRYQSTTDTGINAIDPSVKYDENGDLWMTFGSWFGGIWMIKLDAKTGLRDYATTYPTQANASDGYYGHKLAGGFGNSGEGSYLIRANDYWYLFLSYGHLEQKGGYQIRMFRSKSITGPYLDEAGHAAVSASSAANNWTDTTGVKLLSSYQWSGNKKNDIEVSQGHNSALVDTDGSIYLVYHTRFSDKGEEHQIRVRQLMPTADDWLVAAPYEYRGTKADPKGYKAAQETGKYELLTHEQDKYFKGPRKVTEKNSTDYRGVNKPQKIELKADGSITGDVTGSWKASEGSNQVSMEIKNGDHPGSYQGAFAKLPRESDGKQVMTFSAIGSNLCIWGSQY, encoded by the coding sequence TTGTCTTCACCAAACAAGAAACCGCTACGCACAGGTCTGGTCGCCCTAGCGGCAAGCGTTGCCTTACTACTGACGGGAGCACTGGCAGCCTGCGGCAGCACCAACTCTAGCGACTCCAGCAGCAAGCACACGGCTTCGACCGCTTCGAACACCTCCTCCGAGCCCAAGCGCGTCTCCGTCCACGACCCGTCCATAGTCAAGTCCGGCAAGGAATACTACGTATTCGGCTCCCACCGCGCCTACGCCAAGTCTTCCGACATGGTCAACTGGACGCCATTTACCAACAATTTGAGCACCGACTACGAAAAAATCTTTGCAGACATCTGGAAGGATTGGCCCAAGCAGTCCTCCAACCCAGATGTCAAAGGCAATATGTGGGCGCCCGACGTGATCTACAACAAGGCCCTCAAGAAGTGGACCATGTACTTGAGCTTGAACGGGGCCGAATGCCGCTCCGTTATCGTGATGCTCACCGCAGACAAGGTCGATGGCGATTGGACTTACGTAGGCCCCGTGGTCTACTCCGGCTTCAATCGCGGCAACTTCTCCTCCACCGACGTAGGCAAAGTCTTGGGCGAAGACGCCGATCTCTCCCGCTACCAGTCCACCACCGACACCGGTATCAACGCCATCGACCCCTCAGTCAAATACGATGAAAATGGCGACTTGTGGATGACCTTCGGCTCCTGGTTTGGCGGCATTTGGATGATTAAGCTCGACGCCAAGACCGGCTTGCGCGACTACGCCACCACCTACCCCACCCAGGCCAACGCCTCCGACGGCTACTACGGCCACAAGTTAGCTGGCGGCTTCGGCAACTCCGGTGAGGGCTCCTACCTGATTCGCGCCAATGACTACTGGTATCTCTTCCTCTCCTACGGCCACCTGGAGCAAAAGGGTGGCTACCAAATTCGCATGTTCCGTTCCAAGTCCATCACCGGCCCCTACCTGGACGAAGCAGGCCACGCCGCCGTTTCCGCCTCGTCTGCTGCCAACAATTGGACCGACACTACCGGTGTAAAGCTCCTCTCCTCCTACCAGTGGTCGGGCAACAAGAAGAACGATATCGAAGTCTCCCAGGGCCACAATTCCGCACTTGTAGACACGGACGGCAGCATTTACCTCGTTTACCACACGCGCTTTAGCGATAAGGGCGAAGAGCACCAGATTCGCGTGCGCCAGCTCATGCCCACTGCCGACGACTGGCTGGTTGCCGCTCCCTACGAGTACCGAGGCACCAAGGCCGACCCCAAGGGCTACAAGGCCGCTCAGGAGACTGGCAAGTATGAGCTGCTCACTCACGAGCAGGACAAGTACTTCAAGGGCCCGCGCAAGGTGACGGAGAAGAATTCCACCGATTACCGGGGCGTCAACAAACCCCAAAAGATTGAGCTTAAGGCCGACGGCTCCATCACTGGCGACGTGACCGGTAGCTGGAAGGCCAGCGAGGGCAGTAACCAGGTGAGCATGGAGATTAAGAATGGTGACCACCCGGGCAGCTACCAGGGCGCCTTTGCCAAGCTCCCGCGCGAGAGTGACGGCAAGCAGGTCATGACCTTCTCTGCCATCGGCTCCAACCTCTGCATCTGGGGCTCCCAGTACTGA
- a CDS encoding ATPase has translation MEETDKQLVDRPLYVDRIMEFADTDLIKVLTGLRRSGKSDLLELVRRRLIAQGRSREQFISLNFEDYALSPLRDASKLYAHLEERIAKISGKPYIFLDEIQEVPGFEKLVNSLRVAHQADVYITGSNSSLLSGELATYLAGRYVQFTVYPFGFAEFRAARQSLGADDSFKAFLQMGGMPFAASGNLSEESQRTYLTDIYHSVVLKDIVQRYRIRDIALLERIVRFALSNVGNVISANSVASYLKSERIELSSQTVLNYLSYCQQSFLLERLDRVDIIGKKQLKTLQKYYVADLGLRQAILGDGQTQIQGLLENVVALEGLRRGYQVNVGTAGSQEVDFIFRKGERKHYIQVAYLLDSPETAAREFGAFAPIRDSYPKTVLTLDPILQPRNGISHRHLEEFLLDKDW, from the coding sequence ATGGAAGAAACTGACAAGCAGCTGGTTGATCGCCCTCTCTACGTGGACCGCATCATGGAGTTCGCCGATACGGACTTGATTAAGGTGCTAACCGGGCTGCGCCGTAGTGGCAAGTCGGACCTGCTCGAACTCGTACGCCGCCGCCTAATTGCGCAAGGTCGGAGCCGCGAGCAGTTCATCTCCCTCAATTTTGAAGACTACGCCCTAAGCCCCTTACGCGATGCCAGCAAGCTCTACGCGCACTTGGAAGAGCGCATCGCCAAGATTTCCGGCAAGCCCTATATCTTCCTCGACGAAATCCAGGAAGTGCCCGGCTTTGAAAAGCTCGTAAACTCCCTGCGCGTCGCCCACCAAGCCGACGTCTACATTACCGGTTCCAACTCCTCCCTACTCTCCGGCGAGCTCGCCACCTACTTAGCTGGGCGCTACGTGCAATTCACCGTTTACCCCTTCGGATTCGCAGAATTCCGCGCAGCCCGCCAATCCCTAGGCGCCGATGACTCCTTCAAGGCCTTCTTGCAGATGGGCGGCATGCCATTCGCTGCCAGCGGCAATCTGAGCGAGGAAAGCCAGCGCACCTACCTTACTGACATCTACCATTCAGTCGTTTTGAAAGACATCGTGCAGCGCTACCGTATCCGCGATATCGCCTTGCTGGAGCGCATTGTCCGCTTCGCACTCAGCAACGTGGGCAATGTCATTTCGGCCAACTCCGTCGCCTCATATTTGAAGTCCGAGCGCATCGAGCTCAGCAGCCAGACCGTGCTCAACTACTTGAGCTACTGCCAGCAGTCCTTCCTCTTGGAGCGCCTGGACCGGGTTGACATCATCGGCAAAAAACAGCTCAAAACCCTGCAAAAATACTACGTGGCCGACCTCGGACTGCGGCAGGCAATCCTCGGCGACGGGCAGACGCAGATTCAAGGGCTGCTGGAGAACGTGGTCGCGCTCGAAGGCCTGCGCCGCGGCTACCAAGTGAACGTGGGCACCGCAGGCAGCCAAGAAGTCGATTTCATCTTCCGCAAAGGCGAGCGCAAACACTACATCCAAGTCGCCTACCTGCTAGACTCCCCCGAAACCGCCGCCCGCGAATTCGGCGCCTTCGCCCCAATCCGCGACTCCTACCCCAAAACCGTCCTCACCCTAGACCCCATCCTCCAACCCCGCAACGGCATCTCCCACCGCCACCTAGAAGAATTCCTCCTCGATAAAGATTGGTAA
- a CDS encoding alpha-arabinofuranosidase, which produces MAGQQSSKLSSRSQERSLLCYTRRPTRREEANNADIALSMHLALRSPLDGSWKPLNENYGIFFAAGVPVVGVPDEARAACTAARHFPSEPSGQQVSNPGLANHDHASSHKASASAAVAWGAVMPGVDIALKSLTDPWLFRMADGSFGLVATRTDREGQSDGSERDSFLLALSTDLLSYDRLGQVRVSGAQGVRRPRVVWDEPAGRYLVFFNDEQGSAQCVSTPDIAAAAGSSLALLPMNSTLAAMDPDQKLAAADYPIADVVPCNELAVSGSEAQALEERFGRIYNTAAAGQPIRLKAGDSADLRAQLAAAKVQLTYSDGSQGQRGVDFDAAQVAALEADLASGQFRPGSKRLLQGTVRQQVYPVPFAQERADPSVFPFDWRGQRLFLFIATDDENGNCIDPRGGRTHMPLRVVESIGALSDAAGGREQEIDLLRRGDLNSEGRPMTGCFWAPELHIIGGRLSILFMPCFDGEPTNPDGSPNDRAGKPDMWTGSCHIMQLKQDESGQDLDPREPANWEQPRPIVCADGSALNPVQRISLDMTVFEDSDRWYYAWQQVGSIWIASFDPARPDRMTSQPRQIVVPEFAWDNMIAEGPNALVHGGRIFLIYSGSLVGIDYTTGLVTAPAGQGVDLSNPASWVKLDYPLQKSGIYNGSWQLGTGHGMWSHDEDGNQIYVFHNAEYSGGEYGGRDAQVRRVHWSREGVPVLDMQSSEELDPANAQVLVEVSI; this is translated from the coding sequence ATGGCCGGGCAGCAAAGCAGCAAACTTTCTTCGAGGAGCCAGGAACGTTCCCTCTTGTGCTACACGCGGCGGCCCACCAGGCGCGAGGAGGCCAACAACGCTGACATAGCGCTGAGTATGCACCTGGCCCTGCGCTCGCCGCTCGACGGCTCCTGGAAACCGCTCAACGAAAATTACGGCATTTTCTTCGCGGCTGGCGTGCCGGTCGTGGGCGTGCCGGACGAGGCTAGAGCTGCCTGCACTGCTGCCCGGCACTTTCCCAGTGAGCCCAGCGGCCAGCAGGTCAGCAACCCCGGTCTAGCCAACCACGACCATGCCAGCTCGCACAAGGCCTCTGCTTCGGCTGCTGTGGCTTGGGGTGCCGTCATGCCTGGCGTAGATATAGCCCTCAAAAGCCTGACCGATCCTTGGCTCTTCCGCATGGCTGACGGCTCTTTTGGCCTAGTAGCTACGCGCACCGACCGCGAGGGCCAGTCCGACGGCTCCGAGCGGGACTCCTTCCTGCTGGCGCTCTCTACAGATTTACTTTCGTATGACCGTCTGGGGCAGGTGCGGGTCAGCGGAGCCCAAGGGGTGCGGCGTCCGCGTGTGGTCTGGGATGAGCCTGCTGGGCGCTATCTGGTCTTTTTCAACGATGAACAGGGCAGTGCGCAGTGTGTCAGTACGCCGGACATCGCGGCAGCGGCGGGATCCTCGCTCGCTCTCCTGCCAATGAACTCTACGCTAGCTGCTATGGATCCCGACCAAAAGCTTGCGGCAGCTGACTATCCCATTGCCGACGTTGTACCCTGCAACGAGCTTGCGGTCAGCGGCAGCGAAGCGCAGGCCCTAGAAGAGCGCTTTGGCCGCATCTACAACACTGCAGCCGCTGGCCAACCCATCCGACTGAAAGCAGGTGACAGCGCAGATTTGCGGGCGCAACTGGCAGCTGCCAAAGTTCAACTGACCTACAGTGACGGTTCGCAGGGCCAGCGGGGAGTAGACTTCGATGCCGCTCAAGTTGCGGCTCTGGAAGCTGACCTAGCGAGCGGGCAGTTCCGGCCTGGTTCCAAGCGCCTCTTGCAGGGTACGGTCCGCCAGCAGGTGTATCCGGTGCCGTTCGCCCAGGAGCGTGCCGATCCCTCGGTCTTCCCCTTCGATTGGCGGGGGCAGCGGCTCTTCCTCTTCATCGCTACCGACGATGAAAACGGCAATTGCATAGACCCGCGCGGCGGGCGAACGCATATGCCCCTGCGCGTGGTTGAGTCTATCGGTGCTTTAAGCGATGCAGCGGGCGGGCGCGAGCAGGAAATTGACCTACTCCGGCGTGGAGACCTCAACAGCGAAGGTCGGCCGATGACCGGCTGCTTCTGGGCTCCCGAGCTTCACATTATTGGCGGGCGTCTGTCCATCTTATTCATGCCTTGCTTCGATGGAGAGCCCACCAATCCCGATGGAAGCCCCAACGACCGCGCCGGCAAGCCGGACATGTGGACCGGCTCCTGCCACATTATGCAGCTCAAGCAAGATGAGAGCGGCCAAGACCTGGACCCGCGCGAGCCCGCCAATTGGGAGCAGCCCCGCCCCATCGTCTGCGCCGACGGCAGTGCCTTGAACCCAGTGCAGCGTATTAGCCTGGATATGACGGTCTTTGAAGACTCTGATCGTTGGTATTACGCCTGGCAGCAGGTGGGCTCAATCTGGATTGCAAGCTTTGACCCCGCCCGCCCAGACCGCATGACCAGCCAGCCGCGCCAGATTGTGGTCCCCGAGTTCGCCTGGGACAACATGATTGCCGAAGGCCCCAACGCGCTGGTGCACGGCGGCCGTATTTTCCTGATTTACTCCGGCTCCCTGGTGGGCATTGACTACACGACCGGCCTGGTGACCGCCCCCGCCGGCCAGGGCGTAGACTTAAGTAATCCCGCTTCTTGGGTCAAGTTGGACTACCCCCTGCAAAAGTCGGGTATCTACAACGGATCCTGGCAACTGGGCACCGGCCACGGCATGTGGAGCCATGATGAAGATGGCAACCAAATATACGTTTTCCACAACGCTGAATATAGTGGAGGGGAGTACGGTGGCCGGGATGCGCAAGTGCGACGTGTGCATTGGTCCCGGGAGGGGGTACCTGTTCTCGATATGCAGAGCAGTGAAGAACTTGATCCCGCGAACGCGCAGGTCCTTGTGGAGGTGAGCATCTAA
- a CDS encoding beta-xylosidase, producing MEEHAAAEDGKAYIHDPAIAKEGGRYYIFGTHRRFASSPDLLHWEPLENNITRDFEHIFADLWQAWPKQEANPDIAGNMWAPDVIWNPLMGKWCMYMSVNGERYRSLIALLTADHLDGDWTLVGPVVYSGFGPENVERTDVPLVLGPGADLERYRELTDTRINAIDAGVNFDERGQLWMNFGSWFGGCWMIRLDPATGLRDYGQSYANVPDVSDAYYGVKLAGGYWNSGEGTYLLHYGDWWYLFLSYGWLGRTGGYQIREFRSRSITGPYLDQAGNPAVSTGKVEANWTSSTGIRLLSTYRWSAGPQEADGVEISQGHNSAFVDNDGSIFIVYHTRFAGLGEDDYQTEIRQLLPTTDGWLTVAPFLYQGVRAGAEGERGEITGTQVAGDWEVIIHRPNTFFDDGRDEAKGQAGVSLDTAKGVNLPLIAHVKADGSFSLGTPQGPQTGSWQLERRPSQLPCLSITLGTTSYRGRLLTLPDDASVKARLSLTAIGNNQSIWATSLD from the coding sequence ATGGAAGAGCACGCAGCAGCCGAAGACGGCAAGGCCTATATTCACGATCCCGCCATAGCTAAAGAGGGCGGGCGCTACTATATTTTCGGCACCCACCGCCGCTTCGCTTCCAGCCCGGACCTGCTCCACTGGGAACCCCTGGAAAACAACATCACGCGCGACTTTGAGCACATATTCGCCGACCTTTGGCAGGCCTGGCCCAAGCAGGAAGCTAATCCCGATATCGCCGGCAATATGTGGGCACCGGACGTGATTTGGAACCCGCTCATGGGCAAGTGGTGCATGTACATGAGCGTGAACGGTGAACGCTACCGCTCGCTCATCGCCCTCCTGACTGCCGACCACCTGGACGGCGATTGGACCCTGGTGGGGCCGGTCGTCTACTCAGGCTTCGGCCCGGAGAACGTGGAGCGCACCGACGTGCCGCTCGTACTCGGCCCGGGAGCCGACTTAGAGCGCTACCGGGAGCTGACCGACACCCGCATCAACGCCATCGACGCAGGCGTAAACTTTGACGAGCGAGGCCAGCTGTGGATGAACTTTGGCTCCTGGTTTGGCGGCTGCTGGATGATTCGCCTCGACCCCGCTACCGGCCTGCGCGACTACGGGCAAAGTTACGCGAACGTACCCGATGTGTCCGACGCTTACTACGGGGTCAAACTCGCCGGCGGCTATTGGAATTCAGGGGAAGGCACCTACTTGCTCCACTACGGGGACTGGTGGTATCTCTTCCTCTCCTACGGCTGGCTGGGGCGCACTGGCGGCTACCAAATCCGCGAATTCCGCTCCAGATCCATCACCGGCCCCTACCTGGACCAGGCTGGGAACCCGGCCGTTTCGACTGGGAAAGTGGAGGCCAACTGGACCTCTTCCACCGGCATCCGCCTACTCTCCACCTACCGCTGGTCTGCCGGGCCCCAGGAAGCGGACGGCGTCGAAATCTCCCAGGGGCACAACTCCGCTTTCGTTGACAATGACGGCAGCATATTCATCGTTTACCACACCCGTTTCGCTGGCTTGGGCGAGGACGACTACCAGACCGAAATCCGCCAGCTCCTCCCCACCACCGACGGCTGGCTGACCGTCGCTCCCTTCCTCTACCAAGGCGTGCGAGCCGGGGCAGAGGGCGAGCGCGGCGAAATAACCGGCACTCAGGTAGCCGGAGACTGGGAGGTCATTATCCACCGCCCGAACACCTTCTTCGACGACGGCCGCGATGAAGCAAAAGGCCAGGCAGGAGTAAGCCTCGATACCGCAAAGGGCGTCAACCTTCCCCTCATCGCCCATGTCAAGGCCGATGGCAGCTTTTCCCTCGGAACCCCTCAAGGCCCGCAAACTGGTAGCTGGCAGTTGGAGCGACGTCCGTCCCAACTGCCCTGTCTGAGCATCACGCTGGGTACGACGAGCTACCGAGGCCGCCTGCTGACACTGCCCGACGATGCCAGCGTAAAAGCACGGCTGAGCCTAACCGCTATCGGCAACAATCAATCCATCTGGGCAACTAGCTTAGATTAA
- a CDS encoding 4'-phosphopantetheinyl transferase — MASDDEGGQGIGRLLGLGHDLVHIPTFSRQLALPGSRMRSLFSARELKQSAARAQLKGDSEALHLAARWAGKEAALKAWSAALGSQAAPYTIDNFPWSQVEILDDSRSRPGIYLAAEVDACLRDSLPLQGPPRWFISLTHEAEYASAVVVLGSRAEE, encoded by the coding sequence ATGGCGAGCGACGATGAAGGCGGGCAGGGGATTGGCCGACTGCTGGGCTTGGGACACGATTTGGTCCACATTCCAACGTTTTCCCGGCAGCTGGCCCTGCCTGGCTCTCGGATGCGTTCGCTCTTTTCTGCCCGCGAGCTCAAGCAGTCAGCGGCCCGCGCCCAGCTCAAGGGAGATTCCGAGGCCCTTCATTTAGCTGCCCGTTGGGCCGGCAAGGAAGCCGCGCTCAAGGCCTGGTCCGCTGCGCTTGGCTCGCAAGCTGCCCCCTACACGATTGACAATTTCCCCTGGTCGCAGGTTGAGATTCTCGACGATTCGCGTTCACGGCCCGGCATCTACCTTGCAGCCGAGGTTGACGCTTGCTTGCGAGATTCGCTGCCCTTGCAGGGGCCCCCACGCTGGTTCATCTCTCTCACCCACGAAGCCGAATACGCTTCCGCTGTGGTGGTGCTCGGGAGCCGTGCTGAGGAGTGA
- a CDS encoding translation repressor RelB — MATTTIRMNDELKARASAVLESMGLNFNTFVNMASVQLVNQKRIPFDIIEPGSTAPAVGHTAANGIRFEGTSDDGYPIVSIPSSLVYEPRRSKDGTAVLPKEWKDDE, encoded by the coding sequence ATGGCTACTACTACTATTCGCATGAATGACGAGCTCAAGGCGCGGGCGAGCGCAGTCTTGGAGTCGATGGGGTTGAACTTTAACACGTTTGTCAACATGGCCAGCGTGCAGCTAGTCAACCAAAAGCGCATCCCTTTTGACATCATCGAACCTGGCAGCACCGCCCCCGCCGTGGGCCACACCGCAGCCAACGGCATCCGATTCGAAGGCACCAGCGACGACGGCTACCCCATAGTTTCCATCCCCAGCAGCCTGGTCTACGAACCCCGCCGCAGCAAGGACGGCACAGCAGTACTGCCCAAAGAATGGAAGGACGATGAATAA
- a CDS encoding ATPase — MAFASRVIGPVLSQYMQWFPVVSLTGPRQSGKTTLTRQLFSNFEYVSLENPDVRQLALDDPRAFFARYRSHVIFDEAQRVPSLFSYLQEIVDETNEPGQFVLTGSQNFLLLKTISQSLAGRVGIAHLLPFSYAEASQSSQAPVSVDDYMFKGGYPRLYGSGVPSSDFFQAYIQTYLERDIRDDLGVRKIADFERYLSLCATRIGELFADSALAVEARISPATASDWLSLLEASFVAFRLQPYYRNFGKRLVKTPKLYFYDTGLACHLLGLTSSEDLLLNQPLRGHLFENLVVSELLKHYYNQGKRPQLYYWRDSNRKEIDLVIEHGGQIRYLVEVKASATYNPHAFATIDSLGDLMGVPPSSAS; from the coding sequence ATGGCTTTTGCTTCAAGGGTTATTGGGCCGGTTCTGTCTCAGTATATGCAGTGGTTTCCGGTGGTGAGCTTAACCGGGCCGAGGCAGAGCGGGAAAACGACGTTGACTCGCCAGTTGTTTAGCAACTTCGAGTATGTGTCGCTAGAAAATCCGGATGTCCGCCAGTTGGCGCTCGATGATCCGCGCGCTTTTTTTGCCCGCTACCGCAGTCATGTCATCTTCGACGAAGCCCAGCGCGTGCCATCGTTGTTTTCCTACTTGCAAGAAATCGTAGATGAAACTAACGAGCCAGGTCAGTTTGTGCTGACGGGTTCGCAGAATTTTCTGTTGCTTAAGACGATTTCGCAGTCCTTAGCTGGGCGAGTGGGGATTGCGCACCTGCTGCCCTTCTCCTACGCCGAAGCAAGCCAGTCTAGCCAAGCGCCCGTCTCAGTCGACGATTACATGTTCAAGGGTGGCTACCCGCGTTTATATGGCAGCGGCGTGCCGTCTAGCGATTTCTTCCAGGCGTACATTCAGACATACTTGGAGCGCGATATACGAGACGACCTGGGAGTAAGAAAAATCGCTGACTTTGAGCGCTACCTGAGTCTGTGTGCCACCCGAATCGGTGAGCTTTTCGCTGATTCTGCATTGGCGGTCGAAGCTCGAATTAGCCCTGCCACGGCGTCGGATTGGCTCTCCCTGCTCGAAGCGTCGTTCGTTGCCTTTCGCTTGCAGCCCTACTATCGCAATTTTGGCAAGCGCCTAGTCAAAACGCCCAAGCTCTACTTTTACGACACGGGTCTAGCTTGCCATTTGCTTGGCCTGACCTCCAGCGAAGACCTACTGCTCAACCAGCCTCTGCGCGGCCACTTGTTCGAGAATTTGGTGGTTTCCGAGCTGCTCAAGCACTACTACAATCAGGGCAAGCGGCCCCAGCTCTACTATTGGCGTGACTCCAACCGCAAAGAAATCGACCTCGTTATCGAGCACGGCGGCCAAATCCGCTACCTAGTAGAGGTCAAGGCCTCCGCCACCTATAATCCCCACGCTTTCGCCACCATCGACTCCCTGGGCGACCTCATGGGCGTCCCCCCGAGCAGCGCGTCCTAG
- a CDS encoding histidine kinase → MKEGQRGQFQWLTSDPEDVVPVRTRALCTWLMVITASLTAMIEVAFLGGRYMNKDNDFLSLWFTIGLLASLVLPFLILRRRSDHPYISCLLACLATLALPFDSLLCLMSLTSMLARRKRLDKLIPCSLLSCLVSYLAIVRDLSQPRKYSFLILFAPHTQQANAPLVGFLLMVLGAAIAISSGIYIRLQATTRLATEHAHAQEERSQQLQTHLSNQQVADAIAVEAHDTLAHSLSLIGLNASALKVEADKLSQETGQVGQGGHSAAHDIAQRAEDIRQQAAGALDETHSVIDMLRHPDEVLKEMQPDPQTALTRPALDDIVQQSRASGMKVDTWIDVQDLSQLDPRIGKIAYRCIQEGLTNARRHAPGQPVSLEVSAQPSTNVHVHISNPLPQSLASAPAAEPPEVAEQPTPIAPGGNGLKGLTARAASCGGHCAFGVDQRGVFNLDLVLPFLTADQQVDS, encoded by the coding sequence TTGAAAGAGGGGCAAAGAGGCCAGTTCCAGTGGCTGACGAGCGACCCCGAGGACGTCGTCCCCGTCCGCACCAGAGCGCTGTGCACCTGGCTCATGGTCATCACAGCTTCCCTCACGGCCATGATAGAAGTCGCGTTTTTGGGCGGGCGATATATGAATAAGGACAATGATTTCCTGTCGCTGTGGTTCACAATCGGCCTTCTCGCCTCGCTCGTGCTCCCCTTCCTCATCTTGCGGCGACGGTCCGACCACCCCTATATCTCCTGCCTTCTGGCCTGTCTCGCCACCCTCGCCCTGCCCTTCGACTCCCTGCTCTGCCTGATGAGCCTGACCTCAATGCTGGCCCGGCGCAAGCGCCTAGACAAGCTCATCCCCTGCTCCCTGCTCAGCTGTTTGGTCTCGTATCTGGCGATTGTGCGCGATCTGAGCCAGCCCCGTAAATACTCTTTTCTCATATTGTTTGCCCCCCACACTCAGCAGGCGAACGCTCCGCTGGTTGGCTTCCTGCTGATGGTGTTGGGAGCTGCAATAGCCATCAGTAGCGGCATTTACATCCGCCTGCAAGCTACCACCCGGCTGGCCACAGAGCACGCCCACGCGCAGGAGGAGCGCAGCCAGCAGCTCCAAACTCATTTGAGCAACCAGCAAGTGGCAGATGCCATAGCCGTGGAGGCCCACGATACCCTGGCGCACAGCCTCTCACTGATTGGTTTGAACGCCAGCGCGCTCAAGGTGGAAGCCGACAAGCTGAGCCAGGAAACTGGGCAGGTCGGGCAGGGCGGGCATAGCGCGGCCCACGACATTGCCCAGAGAGCCGAGGACATTCGGCAGCAGGCAGCCGGTGCCTTGGACGAAACGCACTCAGTTATTGACATGCTTCGCCACCCCGATGAAGTCTTGAAGGAGATGCAGCCCGACCCACAGACTGCACTGACGCGGCCAGCGCTCGATGATATTGTCCAGCAGTCACGCGCCTCCGGCATGAAGGTGGACACCTGGATTGACGTGCAGGATCTCAGCCAGCTCGACCCGCGCATCGGCAAAATCGCCTATCGCTGCATCCAAGAAGGACTCACCAACGCCCGTCGGCACGCCCCCGGCCAGCCCGTTTCGCTGGAGGTGAGCGCGCAACCCAGCACGAATGTGCACGTTCACATCAGTAATCCCCTACCGCAGAGCTTGGCCAGCGCCCCGGCCGCCGAGCCCCCAGAAGTCGCAGAGCAGCCCACTCCTATCGCCCCTGGAGGCAATGGGCTCAAAGGTTTGACTGCCAGGGCTGCCTCTTGCGGCGGCCACTGTGCCTTCGGAGTGGACCAGCGCGGCGTGTTCAACTTAGATCTCGTCTTGCCATTTCTTACCGCTGACCAGCAGGTGGACAGTTAA
- a CDS encoding DNA-binding response regulator, which produces MDYTSQPGTDQGTAQDTGQGTGAAITVSVVDDDPMICQAMELIINNYSQGAVRVVSTAGNAVAALKHARQEEPDVVLMDLAMPGCNGIEATAQLRRLPHPPHVLVLTSLSPSTTVEQAVEAGAEGFISKTDPPREIVDRIVGACAGDPQFNPASQRQLISTLAKNRPETRREQARQLLSQLSERERQATLLAAEGMTNQEIAEHMYVSERTVKAHLSSACEKLTMSRVQLARLVERADLSGREDEN; this is translated from the coding sequence ATGGATTACACGAGTCAGCCAGGCACGGACCAAGGCACGGCCCAAGACACAGGCCAGGGCACAGGTGCGGCCATCACGGTGAGCGTCGTAGACGACGATCCTATGATCTGCCAGGCTATGGAACTCATTATCAACAACTACTCGCAGGGCGCAGTGCGTGTGGTTTCCACTGCCGGTAATGCAGTCGCTGCCCTCAAACACGCCCGCCAGGAAGAGCCGGACGTGGTGCTCATGGACTTAGCCATGCCCGGTTGCAATGGCATCGAAGCCACAGCCCAGCTCCGCCGCCTCCCCCACCCGCCGCATGTGTTGGTCTTGACCTCGCTGAGCCCGTCCACCACCGTTGAGCAAGCCGTGGAAGCAGGGGCAGAAGGCTTTATCTCCAAGACCGACCCGCCTAGGGAAATCGTTGATCGGATTGTCGGTGCCTGCGCCGGCGACCCGCAGTTCAACCCAGCCAGTCAGCGTCAGCTCATCAGCACACTGGCCAAGAATCGACCCGAAACCAGGCGGGAGCAGGCCCGACAGCTCTTGAGCCAGTTGAGCGAACGCGAGCGCCAGGCCACACTCCTAGCCGCGGAAGGCATGACCAACCAGGAAATCGCCGAGCACATGTATGTGAGCGAGCGCACAGTCAAAGCCCACCTCTCCTCGGCCTGCGAGAAGCTGACCATGAGCCGGGTGCAGCTGGCCCGTTTAGTAGAGCGCGCCGACCTCAGTGGCAGGGAAGACGAAAATTAA